The genomic interval AGCTGCGTGTTCGCAGTCAAGTTACATAATCGCGACGAAGCACCGTGGCTAATCGAGAATCGGGGTGACCGGGCCTCTCTCTGATGATCGGGGATCATCTTTCCAGCTGATGGAAGGATAATGAATAAGTCCAGAATAAAGCTCGTTTACGCTTTCGCCAACATCTTTTTCACCTAACTGAAATTATTCGGATCGGAGTGTCTGCTTGACGCAGAGAGTCAACTGGAGGGAACTGAACGTGTTCCTGCAGAAGAATTTCAAAAAGACGCAGAGCCTAatagagtgatttctttatatgaGCCGttaattttgaaagtggcctaacacCTTatacttaacacgttgaatgccaagtcacccatatgtgggtgacgcaattatttgtccaggttttagaatgaatttttaggttgatatattcattgtagcaaatttgattaggatctgtaacatgcaagaaagttggaggactactcagtatcatttaatttttttcaatttttatttcattaaataacttactttgattttatggaattcttggggtttctagtttggcgatcaaattGAGATGTTTAAGGGTTTGCgactgaataaaattaaaaatatacgtacaGGATAGcaatgtgtcatactgcttaagtgtatctaaaaatgttaaagggcatagccgattaagatggtcaaaactgcccttagaggtttctcaatgattaatgaaccattcgaaagctgacccagaaaaacccctccgagcaaaatttcaaccccctatcttgcccgtgagggtagttacagggtaaattagatttggcgcttttccgcgcatttcccacactctgatgcttcctaaaattctgaaaaaaatgtggcatattttggatcctaagacagatttttgagaattttttcagatttgtttcttgcaaactgtggtcgtaaaaaatgaaaaacctcaaaaaaatcggaaaaatgtacatttctcaaaaatatgaaaacatgctgttttgctgtttagtgccccgataaagtaccataacaggcagtgtcctcaattttttttagattttttgttgcgggaagtccttgtcaaaaacaggaaaaaccgaattttttcgccgtttctgctattagtaggAAAGTTACCtccttgttggttttaccgcaggtatatattaagtcattttaaatattattacattgaaacaaggccctttacagttcctattaaaataacaGCAATTGTTAACTGAATAATACGTGTTTTCTGaccaaaaatggagttaagccactttcaaagtcaACAATCATAcgcaatttactttatatatcttcgaagaaaataaattccagactctaacaaaggaattccaaattttcgagtccactgaaaaaaggacacccaattttcagcaacttttggacgTTCTGtgtacgataaagccaacatccacacaaaatcaaagaaatttttctacagattttgttacaaaaaaaaaggaagtagattgtctgattctacattggACGCactatgcttcttaagaagtcattccaaaacaaaagcgtaacgtttcactttataaaagtttgataaaagttccccaatatttttttactttattaaaaattctcgagaactctcgagaaatatagtcttattaaaaattctcgagaattctcgagaaatatagtcttactAAAAAttatcgagaattatcgagaaatatagtcttgcttctcatttctcgagaaatgaaaaatgttgggaaatcaggaacactagttaTACAGCAAACGGAATCGAGACGTTAAAGGACGAGTATCGAGACGAGTATCGAGACGAGTATCGAGACGAGTATTTCGAGGGGGTTGAGTCACGTTCCGTCCGATCCGTTGAACCGAGGCAGTCGATACACAGCCGAAGGGAATGGATCCGGTGATCGACGTCCTTCGATGCTCCACGGCGAAGACGTGACTCGTCTGGCGAGGATCGGCAAACCGAGAAGTTAATGTCTCGGAACGGACGCCATATTAGCATATCCGCGTCCAATCGTCGCCCACGTGGCTGGGTCGCCGTGGCGAATCGGCCCGGAGCTATGACATTGTCATTATTTCACTGACAGAACAAGCATGCGCGCGATTCGACACGCGAGAAGTATCGCTAACAAGGGTGGGAAGAGTCCGTCTCGTCCAGGGCTAAGGGGAAACCGACCGACGACCGATGTGCTCCTTTTAAACCGTACCACCAAACATAATGGTCCGCGTCTCTCTTTCAAATCCACTTTCGTCCCTCGCGTTCAGATTCGATCGGTCGCATTGTCTCGCGCACGGGGTCATCCCGTTCCGATCTTTCGACAACATTAACGGACCACAATGAACGCGCTAGATGCGCTTTTCTTGGGAGTCGAGAGTTTTCAGTGTCGATCTCCGATTCGTCCTCGTTCCATCCAATGGCCCGTGTccatttaacgctaggtttacggagcattaaaagcgagtattttacattactttatgaaagtaagaagaacgtgtctattcaagttttcagccatcTTTTAGATGATATatgtacctaaggaaataagtttgttgagtaattcttagtaaatcgtaaattaaaaatattagaatccgtcattttgacgggtcccgtaaacctagtgttaagaataaATTCGTCATTGTACACGCTGTTGGGAGTGCTGTCGGAGAATGCtattccttttcaaatttcaCTCTCAAATGGTCACGCGTCCTTGCAAAATACAATATTAGTTGCTCAAAGAAGCCGGGCAATTTCCTTTTGCGTAATAACCTCGAGGGAATacgatttattgaaaaatttcaattagCAGAAAATTCTCAAATGTTGCCCACTGATTTTTAAAGCAATCGTTGCCCAACGATATTTCACAATTTATAAGTTAAAGATTTATTGCGATACGCGAGTGACGACTACGTCAATGTTCAGGACCGAAAGTTATTTGCTCGaggaataatttaaaaaatattgtgtcCCGATTCTGACAACGCAAGGAGCGACGTTAATCGtttagaatttttaattacGAGGGGAGAGGGGATGGATTCAATGCCGAGACGGTGAGAGAAGGGTGACGATAACAAGACAAACCATAGTGGAAACGGAAGCGTTGAACTCGTTAGGAGGGAGAGAGGGTAGCAGGTCATGGCTGATAGGGGTGGTAGGGGACGAGGGGTAGTTCCGATGGGGTTCTTCCTAGTTTTATATAAGGGATACAACTCTACTCCCGGATCCCGGCGTGGCTGCTTCGTGTTATTTATCTTTATGGACCTCGGGCAGAGGGTAAGTACACTTACCGTGAGGGGTTGCGGGGGGTTAAGGGGCAGAGTTAAGCCGGAACGAGGGCGGTAAGAGATTGTTTGTCGTATTGGCTGCGGTTTCGACCGGCTTAGCGTTACCCGTTTAGGGGATTCCACTGTATTTTTCTCTCTGGAGACACCTATTCGAGAGGCCTTCTTCCGGTTTGTTCCATTCAACAAGTCGACGTCGAATCTGGCGATCGATCCCAAGTTAACTTTAGAACTGTTTCCGGAATTGGTGTAACTTCTCTTCGAAACGTTTCCGTTTGGAACGCATAAGTTCAAGTACCTAATCGTACCGCGGCTCGGCAAGGGTATAACTCTTTGAGGCACACGCTTTCAaagaaaatagaatataataaaaagaaagaataatagaatagaatagaatagaatagaataaaatagaatagaatattccTTAGTTGCACAGAATTTTGCGAATCCGCTGCGTCACACAATGCGCCAATCACAGCGGCACACACAACTTACCGATGCGTTTTGATTTGCATACATGTTTTTTCCACTTATTCACGCGTTCACCATCGGTGCATAGCATTGCCGACTGAATGACaaactttaaataaaatatcaaaCTGTCTGACCGTGAGTAACTTCAACTTTTCGAGGTGGCTGacacctaccacggtcaaatgaccggtttaatattttacaattattgaaactatgcaaaattcatttatggagatTTCctcgtccaagcatttattatattgaaaattacggacaatctcaatagattcagggttgccatttttacaagacaatatttaccagatactgtgaATGCTTGGTTGGTTTAGTGTCGAGAGATAGAAAAGGACTCTAGCGAAATCGGTATGAGATCACTCTAAccgatacgtcacacctgagacgtaggagttctcttaaaatattcctacaataTTCTGCTGGCATTTGTTTTCTCTCTTTGTTACTAATTCGGTATTCCTAGCCAGATCGGGATCCTTTCTAGATCGGGAGGGTTGTGGTTTCCTTCGGgatctcgaaaacgaaacgtttcgcaAACGGGAGCCGGCTCGAGCGGCCAGGAATTAATCTATTGCCGTGTAATCGGCTTCCGTTGATACGGGGACAATCGGGAACAAGAGGGCAAAAACGCGCGCGCCGCGGCGAATTAAATCATTCTTTTCCGCTCGGCCGCAAAGAAACGACGGAATAAACCaaagagcagagagagagagagagagagagagagagagagagagagagagagctggagAGCGGGTGTTGTGGTGTTGGCTCGACGGTTTTTCAAAGCCGTTCTCGCGGATactttttcctttttattcGTTAACAACGAGTCCGGATACATACAGTGCTTATTTACAACAGTGATATTTACAATCGAGCgataaataattcttacaaaACGAAACAGAACGGTGTGTCCTTAATCCTAGAGCACGAATGTACACAGTTCCCTTGGATCGTGAAACAATGCGACCCCGCGGACTTCGGTTACCTATAGTATGCACGTAGCTGTCCGTGATCGAGATCGTTATCGGGACGAGCAATCTAAGAGCAACGATCTTACAACGCTAAACGTCTCTCCTGGACCAAGTCCGAAGCTTGCGGATCGACGGCGAGTATTATATACACGCTACTGGTAATTATTGCTGTACAGAATACtgtagtcttttttttttttttaattctacctCCTATCGATTTTATCCGGCCGTGGCTCCTATCGCTTCGAACTCTTCTTCGTCGAGGAACCATCGCGATCTGATAACATCCCATAAATTGTCGCGTTCCTTATTGCACTTCCGGTATACGAACGTCGATATTTCGTTCGAGCCGTGTTTTTCTGAGTTGTCAATTTTCCATTTGAAGCGTGAAAATGGAACACAGCTTATGGGACGATCCTGTAGATCTGCAGTGCTAAGATAGTCGCCGGAGGAATCCCTAAGTTCCCTTCGCCCCTACGATCCTATAGTGCGTTCGATGATGCTCTGGTGCCTCCAGATTCGTGTCGCATTAACGAGGGAAAACTCGACGAATTAGGATCGGGGATGGAAAGGGTGCAGAAACCAGCTGTCTAGTGCAGACCAGCGTCTAGGTTGAGCCTAAAGTACAGTGaattatatgtcaacaacacgggtcttgccagcgtcctgtatcgagacatactcgagccgtgttgtgtttacattctcggcgtccaaggccaaGATAATCCCGCGACATATCAGAAACATCACTGTACCGTTAATAGCATCGTAATCGTTTTTCTTCTGAAACATATTCACCCGAACTGGACCGTAAAAATCATTTCAAAACACGTGGCTCAACCCAGGGGAAGGTTACATCAATTTGCACCTAGATTGAGCCACCTCATCTCGAAACATGCTTGGGCTTAGCTCAATATTTTTCAGGAGAAAATTAGATCCAAGACACTGGTCcaaatttacatatttttccttaaatagagaaaaaaatagtgtaaattaacccttagcactcgagtggcgactgtaaggcgccactgaaaaattcctgtatcattattcaaaatatttttcacattattaaatttgttcgtatttaataaattagtaaacatttcagtactgtacgagcaaattgcaccatttccatatgtacactaacgagcaaaaccgagtctacactatttgaagcaacgtaactttttaaaaattagatcgaatgacttgaattttattgacaagttagaaggattagtttattagacgaggtgtaaaaacatttttgaaaaaaaatttcaattggtcggaatcgcaaaagaaatagtaaaagttggttttctcAGCTTGTTTACCTGAGCCCgtattgaaaatttcaagaatgtgtttgattcgctcgaataaatgatatcgatgctgaaaatttcaccgacattggttaattcgtttacgagttaaaatcgtgaaaaacggcaatttttccacttttaagcgttttttttttcaaaaatgtttttacacctcgtctaatgaactaatccttctaacttgtcatcaaaattcattgattttcaagtcatttgatctaattttgaaaaagttatgttgcttcaaatagtgtagactcggttttgctcgttagtgtgtagcgtgaaaaaatatacagggtggttggtaccactggtggtacaagcggaaagggggtgattctacgcgaaaacagaagtcgaaaatatagaataaaaatttgtcgtttgaggttttgttttcgagaaaatcgaatttaaagatccgtcgggttcgcgtgctttggtatgcgcaggaagtagaattggtaggtgatgatcagacgcagcagacaatccCTCATGAATAACACGCGcgttggctgcattttcaaactcaatgttctcgaaaacgaagcttcggatgaaaacattttattctatattttcgacttcttttttcgggtagaatcaccccccttccgcttgtaccaccagttaccaaccaccctgtatatagaaggaaaatattctaggtcggaagaaatgtttcgttttagagttaaaatggcttcgagtgcaagaaAACTTTACAAAGAGTAAAGAATTTCGAGCGAAAGGAGAAACGGACACAGAGCAAGGATAAAAATGATGGTTGTGCGCAGGTGTGGGGTGCGTGGGAGTATAACCAGACGATCGAGGGCTGGGAAATATGCAGAGATTAAGCCCCGGTGACGTTGGTGGGCGATAAGTCAAGCAATTCGGGGCAATATTAAGCCACTCCGGCCGGTCGGGCAGGTTAACCCTATGCTAAGCCGTACGTCGACAGGAATCGCAGGGTTGGAACGGCGGGGGTGGAGCCCCGGCGGGGGTGGCTGGAGGTCGCGTGTATTTAAAACGCGAATGCGCGCCAGCCGATTCACTGTTTGAAGTTAAATGGAGTGTAAATGGCAGATAACAAACCGGCACTGTTTCCGATTACGGCATTCATTGTTTCCTACCATTATGCGCGCTCCGACGGTTCGTGTGCTCGCCCGGGGTACGGTTTACGATCTATTTATTGCCGTGCCATCGCCGACACACGAACAAACGCGGCTTACACCCGCGCCACGTTCCCGCCCCCGTCGCGTACAGACCGTTTCTACACCCCCAACCCCCCACCTGGTCGTAGCCACCCCTCCGGATCACCTGCCACCATGCTGAAACAAGGTCCGAGCCACCCCTCGACAAACGCGGGatcgtttaaccccttgcaccacGATCTTCTTTGCGCCCGCaacgattagaacttcttttaCACCCCCTTGCCTTACGATTTCCCTTGCGACCCTCACCCCCTCCCTCCTCCCGTAACTACAACCACTCTGTTACCGATCGTGTTCTacacgaaaatgaaaatttgtacTTGGAGTATTCCCACATTTAGTCTATACGTCGATAACCAAAAATATTGGGTCAGTGCTATTGAAATACGGACTTTTGCACTGaccgaaataattttatttattcccgGACTCGATATTATAAGGCAAGGGATTAATTTTCTAGAAGACCGAGAAATTTAGGATTGTTCGTACTCCTGTGTTTATTTTTACCAACGATTATGCACCGATAACAGAAAAATCGAATTTCGGTTCAGTTTAACAGAAATTAATAACGCAGATATTTAATAGACCTTGATACAGGGCAAGGGGTGAACGTTCCCGGCGAATTTACAATCCTCTATAGGTATAAGGAAAGGTAGCCTGATTTGGCGTAAGCGCCTAGGTTGAACCATCGTGTACCATCAGAAAGAAATAGCGTTACCGAATCTTtcagtattttatttaatttggaAAGTGCGAAATTATCGGAAGGATTAATGCTATCAACTCACTATGGATTATGATTTCAGTCTGATTAAGGATACCAGTTGATTGCGAATTATAAATCAGGTACAACCTGGGTGCTGTTCCAAATTCGGCAACTCCCCCATCTTAAGTTTACGATAGAGTCCGAGTTATTTACAAATTGTCTCCTACCTAATATTGACTAGCGAGGGAATATCCTGATCGCAGACCGTAAGAGAGAATCTCCTATGATAATTCTTACATTAGCGCCTGACCGTACACGTATACCACGTACATAAATGACGTATTAATTACTCTCGATATCGATTAAGTTCGTTCGTTAAAAGGGCGTGCAAAAAACTGGTTGACATCCAGCAACAAGGACTCTAGTGATAGTGGACTACGGTATCGTTATCGACTACAGTTTCCGAACCTCTTCCGGCTCACAGCCCGCTTTTCAAAGTTTCTCTTGCTCAACGccagtgttccttctcgagaaattttataattgattgtttctcatttctcgtgaaattccagtatttctcgagaaatttaaaactcttatgaatctcatttattttataacatataaattcttaaattctctgaaattcttatttaaaactttagaaaaactgaatactgaattgagtaatgagtttcttgttgctattaaagaagaaatatctagaagaagagacaagattgttgcaTCCCTTATGAaacatctgcataatccagaatctctgcaaaaagattcagaagatgcATTTTTTTatctaacccttagcactcgaatggcgaccgtaaggcgccactaaaaattgctgtatcattattgaaaatattttttacattattaaatttgtttgtatttaataaattgctaaacagtTCGTGATTGTACGTGTAAATTGCACcatattcgtatgtataacatgaaaaacaatatattgaagggaaatattctaggtcggaagaaatgtttcgttttggagttaaaatatcttcgagtgcaaagggttaacatccaaggcagatacgtataaaatggcgaaacaaattctaagcagactttttggaaaatataacaatgattcttatgaaaatagtgaaaaactttcagattctcagaatgaggaactatcactggaaaaacagttagaattaaaaattgcagatagccttcgagaatttagtgtcaagagtttagcggcagaagaaaataaattccggactctaacaaaggaattccaaatttttgagtccactggaaaaaggacacccaaccttcagcaacttttggatgttctgtatacgataaagccaacgtccacgcaaaatgaaagaaatttttctacagattttgttacaaaagaaaagaagtagattgtctgattctacattagacgaaGTCATTTCAagacaaaagcgtaatgtttcactgtataaaagtttggtaaaagtttccgaatattttttgatttcattaaagattctcgagaaatatagtcttacttctcatttctcgagaaatgaaaaatcttgaGAAACCAGGAACACTGCTCAACGCTCGCTTCGGGTAAACCACCCCGCGATAAAAATCTCCGAGAATGAAACGAACCAACTCAAAACATACAAATTCAAAGTCCCCCTGTACCACTTGTACCTTCCAAATCTCAAACAGAGTGGAACAACTCCGGAACATACCCGACAAAACTCAACAACCGAACAAAACTCGCACCGATACTCACGCGGCTAGCATATTTTCGAAGACCCATCTCcgtaataaaacaaaaaagaaaactcGGAAAACCGAAGAAGGACCTCGCGTCTGCTCCCCAGGAGAAGAAGGACCTTCGGTTCTCGAAGAAGACCTTCAGTTCTCGAAAGTGTAGCCACTGGCGAGGATCGTGGGGTCTTCGGTGGCGGATTTCTTTCGTCACTTGCTGTGCACGGTGGTGGCCCGCCTCTTGACCTCTACCTGGTCGACGATCGCGTCGCTCTCCTTGTCCTGGTGCGCGGTCATGTGCCTGGTCAGGTGGTGTCTCTCCCTGAAGCTCTCGTCGCAGACGGGACACCTGAGCTTCTCCTCGCGGCGTCTCCTGGCCGCCTCCGCTGAGTTCTCGTTCTTGTGATGGGAGCGCATGTGGTAGACCAGATCGGACGTCATCCGAAACGAGAGGTTGCACTTGGCGCAGACGTTCTGAGCCGGCAGGGTCAAAGCTGCGAACGACGGTGGTAGCAAACCTGCCACTCCCGCGGCCGTCGCGAGGAATCTCGGCCTGGTCAGCGCGTCAGCCATCGGCGGGAAAACGGAGATCGGATTGTACGAGAGGTTCGGATAAACCGGTGGAATGTCTGGCCGGAAGCTGGCCATCTTCGGGCTGGGGACCTTGGGCGGCTGAGCGATCTGCGGGATCTTCAGGTTCTCCAGCAGGCCGGGTTGAGCGCCCTCCGGGCTGACGAGGAACGGGTATGTCATCTTGGCGGGGAACGGCGCGTATTTGTATCCGGTGGCAGCGGTTAGGGGTACGACCGGAGGACTGACGCTGCTCTGGTAGCTGGCCCGGTCGTCCGGAGAGATGGAGGACCTGGGCGAGGTTTGCCCGTCGTCGTTGAAGCCGTTCCTCTGGCTGGCGAGGTTCACCTTGGTGAACGCGCTGCGTGACTCGCCGTGCCGCTCGCTGGGACAGGGTATCACCGTCTCGTAGATCTTGTTGCAGGTCAGACCTGTCTCCACGGACTCCGGGCAGCCGGACAGAATCGCTTGATGAGCCGCGAACGACGGCGGACTCGGCGTCTTTCGAAGCCGGGAGCCGGAGACGTATCTGCGGGCGTCGTTGTCCGGAGAGAGACCCGGAAGAGTCGGCGTCAGGGTCCTGGGTGAGATGTACGGAGGACTGAGCGAGTTCTCCGTGCAGTGCAACGCTCTTCTCCTATCGGAACCGCCGGAGTCGTTCTCGTAGCTCTTGATGGTCAGGTTCTGTGGAAGTCTCTCGTGGTCGAGGATGCTCTCCGACGGTATCTC from Halictus rubicundus isolate RS-2024b chromosome 2, iyHalRubi1_principal, whole genome shotgun sequence carries:
- the LOC143362841 gene encoding uncharacterized protein LOC143362841, producing the protein MTMEDRTGGIDRAAPATSTTATTALTSSSPSSIGDVTSDASYPLQRASKRTFDVAFLVAPDENLARRQSEKLRMVSARKERQREEIPSESILDHERLPQNLTIKSYENDSGGSDRRRALHCTENSLSPPYISPRTLTPTLPGLSPDNDARRYVSGSRLRKTPSPPSFAAHQAILSGCPESVETGLTCNKIYETVIPCPSERHGESRSAFTKVNLASQRNGFNDDGQTSPRSSISPDDRASYQSSVSPPVVPLTAATGYKYAPFPAKMTYPFLVSPEGAQPGLLENLKIPQIAQPPKVPSPKMASFRPDIPPVYPNLSYNPISVFPPMADALTRPRFLATAAGVAGLLPPSFAALTLPAQNVCAKCNLSFRMTSDLVYHMRSHHKNENSAEAARRRREEKLRCPVCDESFRERHHLTRHMTAHQDKESDAIVDQVEVKRRATTVHSK